From Hyla sarda isolate aHylSar1 chromosome 5, aHylSar1.hap1, whole genome shotgun sequence, a single genomic window includes:
- the LOC130272849 gene encoding HEPACAM family member 2-like, with protein MKPARLPLPLRLCVHVLLIGLSGSLNITVPTEPVRGIVGDSVLLPVTYNIADPPATLQVIWSHENSIILFSEMTMCVREEPPTLEITNEYNIVVGRYQKRAVFYPGNASLLLRDVQRNDSGRYTVTFQELNQSRSMMVAIHHATVKSSDPDSTPYFDDEEDRDDKQHLTRSLAVRGMCAAIFALLILGLHCTWWRQTRKYQTEIL; from the exons ATGAAGCCTGCACGGCTGCCATTGCCGCTGCGTCTGTGCGTCCACGTTCTACTCATTG GTTTATCTGGATCCCTAAATATTACGGTCCCTACGGAGCCTGTACGGGGGATAGTCGGCGACTCTGTCCTACTGCCGGTCACCTACAACATTGCCGATCCTCCGGCCACTCTGCAAGTCATTTGGAGCCATGAGAATTCCATCATCCTGTTTTCGGAGATGACCATGTGTGTCCGCGAAGAGCCCCCGACCCTGGAAATTACAAATGAGTACAACATTGTGGTGGGGCGCTATCAGAAGCGTGCGGTATTCTACCCAGGAAACGCCTCCCTCTTGCTCAGGGACGTCCAGCGGAATGACTCGGGGCGATACACTGTGACCTTTCAGGAGCTGAACCAAAGCCGATCCATGATGGTGGCCATACACCATGCTACGGTGAAATCCAGTGACCCcg ACTCCACACCATATTTCGATGATGAAGAGGATCGCGATGACAAGCAGCATTTAACTCGATCCCTCGCTGTCAGAGGAATGTGTGCTGCCATTTTTGCTTTGCTTATACTGGGTCTGCACTGTACGTGGTGGAGACAG accAGAAAGTACCAGActgaaattctttaa